Proteins encoded together in one bacterium window:
- a CDS encoding CoA transferase — translation MSPPSKSAFYREARRSVTGPLAGVRVVELTTTWAGPMCGCLLGDFGADVIKVEHPAGEVARSLPPFLPGTDPPVSFMQATLNRNKRSLTLDLHHSEGRDVFRRLVASADILVENFRPGVLDDWGLGWNELRAMKHDLILVSISGFGQFGRNHQRAGYDPLAQAASGFMSLNGDPDGEPVKSPTFMGDDLGGLHGALAAMAALHHRNQTGEGQHVDVALLDTMLFQSTGYLTLGAMGAELPRLGNSFRVAAPANTYACTDGQVMAGILVDAHWKRLAYLIDRPELADDPRYATTAARLERRNTVDGLMAAWCAARTCEEAEAAFHAQGLPMAKVRTYAEAARDPHIGDRDMLQSTTVEGNERIPVVGPAAKFSLTPTQVREGAPALGADTDEILDELGFEPDERKTLRGKGIV, via the coding sequence GTGAGCCCGCCTTCGAAATCTGCCTTCTATCGGGAGGCCCGGCGCAGCGTAACCGGGCCCCTGGCCGGCGTGCGGGTCGTCGAGCTGACCACGACCTGGGCCGGACCGATGTGCGGTTGCCTGCTCGGCGATTTCGGAGCCGATGTCATCAAGGTCGAGCACCCCGCCGGAGAGGTTGCGCGCAGCCTGCCTCCCTTCCTCCCGGGGACGGATCCGCCGGTTTCGTTCATGCAAGCGACGTTGAACCGCAACAAGCGAAGCCTCACCCTCGATCTGCATCATTCCGAGGGCCGCGATGTCTTCCGCCGGCTGGTCGCCTCGGCCGACATCCTGGTCGAGAACTTTCGCCCAGGAGTCCTCGATGACTGGGGCCTCGGCTGGAACGAGCTGCGCGCCATGAAACACGATCTCATCCTGGTCTCGATCAGCGGCTTCGGCCAGTTCGGTCGAAACCACCAGCGCGCCGGTTACGACCCTCTGGCCCAGGCCGCGAGTGGTTTCATGTCCCTGAACGGAGATCCGGACGGCGAGCCCGTGAAATCGCCGACCTTCATGGGAGACGATCTGGGAGGCCTGCACGGCGCCCTGGCGGCCATGGCCGCGCTGCACCACAGGAACCAGACGGGCGAAGGCCAGCATGTCGATGTCGCGCTGCTCGATACCATGTTGTTCCAATCCACGGGTTATCTGACCCTGGGCGCGATGGGTGCAGAGCTTCCGCGCCTCGGCAATTCGTTCCGGGTCGCTGCACCTGCGAACACCTACGCGTGCACCGACGGCCAGGTCATGGCCGGCATCCTCGTCGATGCCCATTGGAAGCGCCTCGCCTACTTGATCGATCGGCCTGAGCTCGCCGACGATCCTCGCTATGCCACGACCGCCGCTCGCCTCGAGCGCAGAAACACCGTCGATGGGTTGATGGCCGCCTGGTGTGCCGCGCGTACGTGCGAGGAAGCCGAAGCTGCCTTCCACGCCCAGGGCCTGCCGATGGCCAAGGTACGAACCTATGCGGAAGCGGCTCGTGACCCACACATCGGCGACCGGGACATGTTGCAATCCACGACCGTCGAAGGGAACGAGCGAATCCCGGTGGTGGGGCCCGCTGCAAAATTCTCGCTGACGCCCACCCAGGTACGGGAAGGCGCACCCGCCCTTGGCGCCGATACGGATGAAATCCTGGAC
- a CDS encoding beta-lactamase-like protein 2 — protein MTSNAPVMLGMALPDVDVWSERVTVALGQNPSVFSGPGTNTYLIGTGPRRLLLDPGQGFEEYLPVLEQAMERCGCEGFQEIVLTHAHPDHIGGVHQVLKHFGNLKVSKKPWPGVDESYGLELTPIDDGSVIKTQGATLRALHTPGHAPDHLCFMIEEERALISGDNVLGVGTTVIPAETGDLTQYMASLERLRAEHPSCIYPAHGPKIEDGKAKIDEYIAHRHERERQIVAVLEDGAALPMDIVKIVYVSYPESLHPAASQSVTQHLMKLERDGRTRRNGEDPVLASWSLT, from the coding sequence ATGACCAGTAACGCCCCCGTCATGCTCGGAATGGCTCTGCCGGATGTCGACGTCTGGTCGGAGCGGGTGACCGTGGCGCTGGGCCAGAACCCGAGCGTGTTCTCGGGGCCGGGCACGAACACCTACTTGATCGGCACCGGCCCCCGGCGCTTGCTCCTCGATCCGGGCCAGGGTTTCGAGGAGTACCTCCCCGTGCTCGAGCAGGCGATGGAGCGCTGCGGTTGCGAAGGCTTCCAGGAAATCGTCCTCACCCACGCTCACCCGGATCACATCGGAGGCGTGCATCAGGTGCTGAAGCACTTCGGCAATCTGAAGGTCTCGAAGAAGCCATGGCCCGGGGTCGACGAGTCCTACGGTCTCGAGCTCACGCCGATCGACGACGGATCCGTCATCAAGACGCAGGGAGCCACGCTTCGTGCGCTCCACACTCCGGGACATGCCCCCGACCATCTCTGCTTCATGATCGAAGAGGAGCGAGCACTGATCTCGGGCGACAACGTGCTGGGCGTGGGCACGACCGTGATTCCTGCGGAAACCGGGGATCTCACCCAGTACATGGCTTCACTCGAACGGCTTCGCGCCGAGCACCCGAGCTGCATCTACCCGGCCCATGGCCCGAAGATCGAAGATGGCAAGGCCAAGATCGATGAGTACATCGCCCATCGCCACGAAAGAGAGCGACAGATCGTGGCCGTTCTCGAGGACGGCGCCGCCCTCCCGATGGACATCGTGAAGATCGTCTACGTGAGCTACCCGGAGTCACTGCACCCGGCGGCTAGCCAATCCGTCACCCAGCACCTGATGAAGCTGGAGCGTGACGGACGAACCCGTCGAAATGGCGAAGACCCGGTCCTTGCCTCCTGGAGCCTCACATGA
- the tldD gene encoding metalloprotease TldD, translating to MNQPVALFRDQFGIDERAIDRTLGTALERSVDHADLFFEYTSQDSVVLEEGIVKSGDRHLIQGAGVRVQTGERQGYAHSDEITVESLELAAGTARAISERGNEGGAVAIAGSGAPPNDLYPVSMSPTDVPVVQKVALLGEIDAYARAQDPRIQQVMASVVSQLRNVMIAASDGTWVADVQPLVRLNVQVIAEDENGRREIGYQGAGGRTALDAYLSPEGWKPVADEAVRLALVNLDAVPCPAGTLDVVLGPGWPGILLHEAVGHGLEGDFNRKGTSAFAGRIGERVAAPGVTVVDDGTLPGRRGSLNVDDEGTPTSRTVLIEDGILRGYLHDRMNARLMGHAPTGNGRRESYAHLPMPRMTNTFMLAGEENPEDIVRSVENGLYAVTFGGGQVDITNGRFVFSASEAYKIENGRITQPVKGATLIGNGPEVLTQVSHIGHDLELDRGVGTCGKDGQGVPVGVGLPTIRVDQLTVGGTEG from the coding sequence ATGAACCAACCCGTCGCGTTGTTTCGCGATCAATTCGGCATCGATGAACGCGCGATCGATCGGACCCTCGGAACCGCTCTCGAACGTTCTGTCGACCACGCCGATCTGTTCTTCGAGTACACGAGCCAGGACTCGGTCGTGCTCGAGGAAGGGATCGTCAAGAGTGGCGACCGCCACTTGATCCAGGGCGCCGGCGTGCGGGTCCAGACCGGCGAGCGGCAAGGCTACGCCCACTCGGATGAGATCACGGTAGAGAGTCTCGAACTGGCCGCAGGCACCGCCCGCGCCATCTCTGAACGCGGAAATGAAGGCGGGGCCGTGGCGATCGCAGGTAGCGGCGCACCGCCGAACGATCTGTACCCGGTGTCCATGAGTCCGACCGACGTACCGGTCGTCCAGAAGGTTGCGCTGCTCGGAGAGATCGACGCCTACGCGCGTGCCCAGGACCCCCGCATCCAACAGGTGATGGCTAGCGTGGTCAGCCAACTTCGGAACGTGATGATCGCCGCGAGCGATGGAACCTGGGTCGCCGACGTTCAACCTCTCGTGCGGCTCAACGTTCAGGTGATCGCCGAGGACGAGAACGGCCGGCGCGAGATCGGATACCAGGGTGCGGGCGGCCGGACGGCGCTCGACGCGTATCTCTCGCCGGAAGGCTGGAAGCCGGTCGCGGACGAGGCCGTGCGGCTTGCCCTCGTGAACCTCGACGCCGTGCCCTGCCCGGCCGGAACCCTCGATGTCGTTCTCGGCCCCGGCTGGCCGGGCATCCTCCTCCACGAAGCCGTGGGCCACGGCCTGGAGGGCGACTTCAACCGCAAGGGAACCTCCGCCTTCGCCGGCCGGATCGGCGAGCGGGTGGCTGCGCCTGGGGTCACCGTGGTCGATGACGGCACCCTTCCCGGCCGCCGCGGCTCGTTGAACGTCGACGACGAAGGCACCCCGACCTCCCGCACCGTACTGATCGAAGACGGCATCCTGCGCGGCTATTTGCACGATCGCATGAACGCCCGACTCATGGGCCACGCGCCCACCGGGAACGGCCGACGCGAGAGCTACGCCCACCTCCCGATGCCACGCATGACGAACACCTTCATGCTGGCCGGCGAAGAGAATCCGGAGGACATCGTCCGCTCCGTCGAGAACGGCCTGTACGCCGTGACCTTCGGCGGCGGCCAGGTCGACATCACCAACGGACGCTTCGTGTTCAGCGCCAGCGAGGCCTACAAGATCGAAAACGGACGGATCACCCAACCGGTCAAGGGCGCCACCTTGATCGGCAACGGCCCCGAGGTACTGACCCAGGTGAGCCATATCGGCCACGATCTCGAACTCGACCGGGGCGTTGGAACCTGCGGCAAGGATGGCCAGGGTGTCCCGGTAGGCGTCGGATTGCCGACGATCCGCGTGGATCAGTTGACGGTGGGAGGAACGGAAGGTTGA
- a CDS encoding TldD/PmbA family protein, whose protein sequence is MSAETALDHALSVAKRAGAHSADSVCIESDSSEVRVRGEEIEHVKQARERTLGLRVFVEGATGMQQAITSTSDLSERAIERLAEDGVALARETAPDPDAGLPHDGFAGMLPELDLLVAKDREAGIEHHVEAAREAEAAARQVDEKIVNSEGADAGSSFRHVHYANSAGFDGQYESATHSISCSPIAADEQGAMQTDYWYTVARSLAALEAPAAVGKRAAERALGQLGARRIATGEYPVVFDSPTARNLVGSLVGCLSGYAVYRKSSFLAGRLGETIASSGIAVIDDGGLPAGLGSRPFDGEGQPTRRNVIVEGGRLRSYLLDCYSARKLGLASTGNASRGVGSAPSVGSTNLWLEPGGAGSLDDILADTGKGLLVTGMFGQGFNPVTGDFSRGAKGFWIENGKPSYPVEEITIAGNLGDMLCDVNAIGNELLWLGNVAAPPLRIARMTIAGDG, encoded by the coding sequence TTGAGCGCCGAGACCGCCCTCGACCACGCGCTAAGCGTGGCAAAGCGTGCCGGTGCTCATAGCGCCGACTCGGTGTGCATCGAAAGCGATTCCAGCGAGGTCCGCGTGCGCGGCGAGGAAATCGAGCACGTCAAGCAAGCCCGTGAACGAACGCTCGGCCTGCGCGTGTTCGTCGAAGGTGCGACCGGCATGCAGCAGGCCATCACATCCACGAGCGATCTCTCCGAGCGGGCCATCGAACGCCTCGCAGAAGACGGTGTTGCGCTGGCGCGGGAAACGGCGCCGGATCCGGATGCGGGATTGCCCCACGACGGCTTCGCAGGGATGCTGCCCGAACTCGACCTCCTGGTGGCCAAAGACCGGGAAGCCGGCATCGAACACCACGTAGAGGCGGCACGAGAGGCCGAGGCCGCAGCCCGCCAGGTGGACGAGAAGATCGTGAACTCCGAGGGCGCCGACGCGGGCTCGAGCTTTCGGCATGTGCACTACGCCAACAGCGCCGGCTTCGACGGCCAATACGAAAGCGCGACCCATTCGATCAGCTGCTCACCGATCGCGGCGGATGAGCAGGGCGCCATGCAGACCGACTACTGGTACACGGTCGCCCGCTCTCTCGCCGCCCTCGAGGCCCCGGCCGCCGTCGGCAAGCGCGCCGCCGAACGCGCGCTAGGCCAACTCGGCGCACGCCGGATCGCTACCGGGGAATACCCGGTGGTCTTCGACAGCCCGACCGCACGCAACCTCGTGGGAAGTCTCGTCGGCTGCCTCTCGGGCTACGCCGTCTACCGCAAGAGCTCCTTCCTGGCGGGTCGGCTCGGCGAAACCATCGCCTCGAGCGGCATCGCGGTGATCGACGACGGCGGGCTTCCCGCCGGACTTGGCAGCCGGCCCTTCGACGGCGAAGGCCAACCCACCCGCCGCAATGTCATCGTCGAGGGGGGCCGCCTGCGCTCCTATCTGCTCGACTGCTACTCCGCGCGCAAGCTCGGCCTGGCGAGCACGGGCAACGCCAGCCGCGGCGTGGGCAGCGCACCGAGCGTTGGCTCCACCAATCTCTGGCTCGAGCCCGGCGGCGCGGGAAGCCTCGACGACATTCTCGCCGATACTGGAAAAGGCCTTTTGGTAACAGGCATGTTCGGGCAGGGATTCAACCCTGTGACGGGCGATTTTTCCCGAGGGGCCAAAGGCTTCTGGATCGAAAACGGCAAACCCTCCTACCCGGTCGAAGAGATCACCATTGCGGGCAATCTTGGCGATATGCTGTGTGATGTGAATGCGATCGGAAATGAACTCCTATGGCTCGGCAACGTTGCGGCGCCACCCCTACGAATCGCTCGCATGACGATCGCAGGAGACGGATGA
- a CDS encoding HAD-IA family hydrolase produces the protein MAEFRPIQAVVFDAAGTLIRTCEPVGDTYARFAREFEVELPAARVEEAFGRVMAAAPPNVYPGEAMAPAALLEKRWWWERVRETFRATDQMARFSDFDAFFEKLWDHYGTTAAWELAPGARVALEDLHERRYLLGLLSNFDQRLRPLLCDLGIHDLFDAVTLPADAGAAKPERLIFDVCLKRLGVANHRCVYVGDRADEDLRASKTAGLHPIDVASLATLAELPARVEALEKDLS, from the coding sequence ATGGCTGAGTTCCGACCCATTCAAGCGGTGGTCTTCGATGCCGCCGGCACCCTGATCCGGACCTGTGAACCGGTCGGGGACACCTACGCGCGCTTTGCCAGGGAATTCGAGGTCGAGCTACCTGCCGCGCGGGTAGAGGAGGCCTTCGGGCGGGTCATGGCCGCTGCACCGCCCAACGTCTACCCCGGTGAAGCCATGGCCCCGGCTGCCCTCCTGGAAAAGCGCTGGTGGTGGGAGCGCGTGCGCGAAACCTTCAGGGCGACCGACCAGATGGCGCGCTTCAGCGATTTCGACGCGTTCTTCGAGAAGTTGTGGGACCACTACGGAACCACCGCCGCCTGGGAACTCGCCCCGGGCGCTCGGGTCGCCTTGGAAGACCTCCATGAACGCCGCTATCTGCTGGGCCTGCTCTCGAACTTCGATCAGCGGTTGCGGCCGTTGCTCTGCGACCTCGGCATCCACGATCTCTTCGATGCAGTCACGCTCCCCGCAGATGCGGGTGCCGCCAAGCCGGAACGACTGATCTTCGACGTGTGCTTGAAGCGGCTCGGAGTCGCGAATCACCGCTGTGTGTACGTCGGCGACCGAGCCGACGAGGATCTCCGAGCTTCGAAAACCGCCGGCCTGCATCCGATCGACGTGGCTTCGCTTGCTACGCTCGCCGAGCTTCCGGCCCGGGTGGAGGCCCTCGAAAAGGATCTCTCATGA